Proteins from a genomic interval of Plasmodium reichenowi strain SY57 chromosome 11, whole genome shotgun sequence:
- a CDS encoding endoplasmic reticulum-resident calcium binding protein, putative → MMKINLYKLLCFICVIFFLHKNVVRSGDNMKYNDMKGLDDLSKLNDDQVKDILGLKIDGAKERIEKLFHLIDKNNDKEITEEELNTWSSFLKNEIFLKQVQAEMGQIDSDKDGFISLNELNDAFAQNLDAKEVEKHSEGLLKRFQIVDKDKDGKLSINEVGLLIDPMKDEELKELEINEILEHHDVNKDGKISLDEFKQTRSDESSGVKKDDEMALDDFNFFDTNKDGFIDKEEIIKVYFDPAHESGAINVNEIKENIFEGKKITYDLWNEKALKIAVTSLTDYGDVIRYPEDFKLDIGKNVILPTARSRAFEDDDIDADNTEDDKDETDDASQQKSPAIDEL, encoded by the coding sequence atgatgaaaataaatttgtACAAGTTGTTATGCTTCATATgtgtaatatttttcttacataaaaatgtgGTAAGATCAGGGGATAACATGAAATACAATGATATGAAAGGATTAGATGATCTTAGTAAGTTAAATGATGATCAGGTGAAGGATATTTTAGGATTAAAAATAGATGGAGCAAAAGAAAGaatagaaaaattatttcatttGATAGATAAGAACAatgataaagaaataacagaagaagaattaaataCATGGTCTAgctttttaaaaaatgaaatatttttaaaacaaGTACAAGCGGAAATGGGACAAATAGATTCTGACAAGGATGGGTTCATATCTTTAAACGAATTAAATGATGCATTTGCACAAAATTTAGATGCGAAAGAAGTTGAAAAACATTCAGAAGgattattaaaaagattTCAAATTGTTGATAAAGATAAAGATGGGAAATTAAGTATTAATGAAGTTGGATTATTGATTGATCCTATGAAAGATgaagaattaaaagaattagaaataaatgaaattCTTGAACATCATGATGTAAATAAAGATGGAAAAATATCATTAGATGAATTTAAACAAACAAGATCTGATGAAAGTTCAGGTGTTAAAAAAGATGATGAAATGGCTCTTGATgattttaatttctttgATACTAATAAAGATGGATTTATAgataaagaagaaattattaaagTTTATTTTGATCCTGCTCATGAAAGTGGAGCAATCAATGTAAACGaaataaaggaaaatatatttgaaggaaaaaaaattacttATGATTTATGGAATGAAAAAGCACTTAAAATTGCTGTAACATCTTTAACTGATTATGGTGATGTTATAAGATATCCAGAAGATTTTAAATTAGATATAGGAAAAAATGTTATCTTACCAACAGCTCGTAGTAGAGCTTTCGAAGATGATGATATTGATGCTGATAACACAGAAGATGATAAAGATGAAACTGACGATGCATCCCAACAAAAATCCCCAGCAATTGATGAATTATAg